A genomic region of Nymphaea colorata isolate Beijing-Zhang1983 chromosome 2, ASM883128v2, whole genome shotgun sequence contains the following coding sequences:
- the LOC116249346 gene encoding probable sugar phosphate/phosphate translocator At3g11320: MKGILPLQSGKSPAGGGAGAGGRLFTFGLVTSWYASNIGVLLLNKYLLSNYGFRFPIFLTMCHMMACSILSYVAIAWFKLVPMQMVRSQVQFMKITSLSAIFCASVVSGNVSLKYLPVSFNQAVGATTPFFTAVFAYIMTLKREAWLTYVALIPVVTGVIIASGGEPSFHLFGFIMCIGATAARALKSVLQGILLSSEGEKLNSMNLLLYMAPIAVVLLLPATLYMEPNVLGFTIALARRDIRVVWYLSFNSSLAYFVNLTNFLVTKHTSALTLQVLGNAKGAVAVVVSILLFRNPVSVTGMLGYALTVIGVILYSEAKKGSK, translated from the exons ATGAAGGGAATACTTCCGCTTCAGTCGGGGAAATCTCCCGCCGGAGGAGGTGCTGGCGCTGGCGGCCGATTGTTTACGTTCGGGCTCGTCACTTCTTGGTACGCTTCCAATATCGGAGTCCTTCTGCTCAACAAGTACCTGCTTAGCAACTACGGGTTCCGATTCCCGATCTTTCTGACGATGTGCCACATGATGGCATGCTCGATCCTGAGCTACGTGGCCATTGCTTGGTTCAAGCTGGTGCCGATGCAGATGGTGCGGTCGCAGGTGCAGTTCATGAAAATCACTTCCCTTAGCGCCATCTTCTGCGCTTCGGTTGTCAGCGGGAACGTCTCCCTCAAATACCTCCCTGTTTCGTTTAATCAGGCGGTTGGGGCGACCACCCCTTTCTTCACCGCTGTCTTCGCCTACATCATGACGTTAAAGCGAGAAGCCTGGCTGACGTATGTGGCGTTGATTCCGGTTGTCACCGGAGTCATCATAGCAAGTGGG GGAGAGCCGagttttcatttatttggatTTATAATGTGCATTGGCGCAACTGCTGCGAGGGCGTTAAAGTCAGTACTCCAAGGGATTCTGCTGTCTTCTGAAGG GGAAAAGCTGAACTCAATGAATCTTCTTCTCTACATGGCTCCCATTGCTGTTGTGCTTTTGCTGCCTGCCACATTGTACATGGAGCCAAATGTGCTGGGCTTCACCATTGCACTCGCAAGGCGTGACATCCGAGTTGTTTGGTATTTGTCATTCAATTCATCATTGGCATACTTTGTTAACTTGACCAACTTCTTGGTCACCAAACACACAAGTGCCTTGACTCTGCAG GTGCTAGGCAATGCAAAAGGTGCAGTTGCTGTGGTGGTTTCTATCTTGCTCTTCCGCAACCCTGTCTCTGTAACTGGCATGCTTGGTTACGCTCTCACGGTTATTGGTGTCATTCTTTATAGTGAAGCTAAAAAGGGGAGCAAGTGA
- the LOC116248676 gene encoding ferric reduction oxidase 7, chloroplastic-like codes for MYFQTSMEGNSPWEPFLAEDGGDDGLLFRSAQCLKVCLSCSLKLLMVAIFLTWVVFVFLLPTDFMGKLLAKWISMTNTTVYGSSGVPFLLFSAPVLAIALLGAAYLAFFPTEYNERKKKRLPSFRVLWTHPVIVKGPLGVVSAAELIGIIAFAAYILWALPAYMIRDYTSGPFLAPSGTDLVHFGRCFSRRLGAVGFFCVAFLLIPTARGSILLRVLDIPFEHAIRYHKWLGHVTLILLTLHGLVVILIWIAQGTLQAKIILWQTDGIAHCPGAVSLLAGLLMWLTSLSPVRRKRFELFYYTHQLYAVFIIFAALHVGINLFYIIAGSVFLFIMDRFLRFWQSRTTVDVLSAKCFPCGAVELTLSKPKNMTYNPLNFVFLQVREVSWFQWHPFSVSSSSLDGRSHLTVLIKVAGKWTQKLRDEILNARNHASGIRAAVEGPYGYRSLYHLQYENLILVAGGSGISPFFSILKDMLHGAKEEKYCLPKKILLVWSVKRSEDLSLLSEINVTSICAFPLKVLDIEIQAYVTRESGNLQEGGNCNSGGEIVRYIFSTRGSSMSTMVGSGNMKWLGIYMFFSIFGFVALEGVAELVLGKLNISNSWLNGLLCIICMLASIILFGGPVIMLWRLWESSGLEFVDDDEQQEDVAGLNGSTQYGEDASKDLLSLASIHYGRRPNYKEIFSSISEKWGNVDVGVVVCGPPGLEASVAAHCKSIRNPVFHFHSYSFEF; via the exons ATGTATTTCCAAACTTCCATGGAGGGAAACTCTCCTTGGGAACCATTCCTTGCTGAAGATGGCGGAGACGATGGGCTTCTCTTCAGATCTGCTCAATGCCTCAAGGTTTGCCTGAGCTGCAGCTTAAAGCTTCTTATGGTAGCCATCTTCCTCACATGGGTCgtcttcgtcttcctccttcCCACGGACTTCATGGGAAAACTGCTCGCCAAATGGATTTCCATGACCAACACCACTGTATATGGTTCATCAG GGGTTCCTTTTCTCCTGTTCAGCGCCCCTGTTCTGGCTATTGCGCTGCTGGGGGCTGCCTATCTCGCCTTCTTTCCCACGGAGTACAATGA gagaaagaagaagaggctgccatCTTTCCGGGTATTATGGACCCATCCGGTCATCGTAAAGGGGCCTCTTGGTGTGGTTTCTGCTGCAGAACTGATCGGAATTATTGCATTTGCAGCTTATATCCTTTGGGCACTGCCTGCTTATATGATAAGAGACTATACCTCTGGACCGTTTCTTGCTCCAAGTGGGACGGACCT TGTCCATTTTGGCCGCTGCTTCAGTCGCCGTCTTGGAGCAGTTGGATTCTTTTGCGTTGCGTTTCTTCTTATACCCACAGCTAGAGGCTCCATTCTTCTCCGCGTTTTAGACATTCCATTTGAACATGCAATCAGGTATCACAAATGGTTGGGACATGTGACGTTGATCCTCCTCACTTTGCATGGCCTGGTTGTTATCTTAATATGGATCGCCCAGGGCACACTGCAAGCCAAG ATAATTCTGTGGCAAACTGACGGTATCGCCCATTGTCCTGGGGCAGTAAGCCTTTTGGCTGGGCTGTTGATGTGGTTAACTTCGCTTTCTCCAGTTAGAAGAAAGCGCTTCGAGCTCTTCTACTACACCCATCAGCTCTATGCAGTGTTCATCATTTTTGCTGCATTGCATGTTGGAATTAATCTGTTCTACATTATTGCTGgttctgttttcttgtttatCATGGATCGGTTTCTGAGGTTCTGGCAGTCCAGGACTACTGTGGATGTGCTTTCAGCAAAATGCTTTCCATGTGGAGCAGTAGAGTTGACTTTATCAAAGCCCAAAA ACATGACATACAATCCTCTCAACTTTGTCTTCCTGCAAGTAAGGGAAGTGTCGTGGTTCCAGTGGCATCCTTTTAGTGTTTCTTCTAGTTCACTAGATGGCAGGTCGCATTTAACTGTTCTAATTAAAGTTGCCGGGAAGTGGACACAAAAATTAAGAGATGAAATCTTGAATGCTAGGAATCATGCTTCCGGAATAAGGGCAGCAGTTGAGGGGCCATATGGGTATAGGTCGCTATACCATCTCCA GTATGAAAATCTCATATTGGTAGCTGGGGGCAGTGGCAtttctcccttcttttccaTTCTGAAAGACATGCTGCATGGAGCTAAGGAAGAAAAGTATTGCCTTCCCAAGAAGATTTTGTTGGTTTGGTCAGTGAAAAGATCAGAGgacctttctcttctttctgaaaTTAATGTAACATCGATATGTGCATTCCCCCTCAAAGTTTTAGACATAGAAATTCAAGCATATGTAACAAGAGAATCAGGAAATCTACAG GAAGGTGGAAATTGTAATTCTGGAGGTGAGATAGTGAGATACATTTTCAGCACCAGAGGCAGTAGCATGTCCACTATGGTTGGTTCAGGAAATATGAAATGGTTGGGGATCTACATGTTCTTTTCGATATTTGGCTTTGTAGCACTTGAAGGTGTGGCAGAATTAGTCTTAGGAAAGCTAAATATATCAAACTCATGGTTAAATGGACTTCTGTGCATCATTTGCATGCTTGCAAGCATCATTTTGTTTGGAGGGCCTGTGATCATGCTCTGGCGTCTGTGGGAAAGCAGCGGTTTGGAGTTTGTTGACGATGATGAGCAGCAAGAGGATGTTGCAGGACTAAATGGCTCCACTCAGTACGGCGAGGATGCATCAAAAGATCTTCTTTCCTTGGCATCTATTCATTATGGCCGACGGCCTAACTACAAAG AAATTTTCAGTTCTATATCAGAAAAGTGGGGGAACGTGGATGTGGGGGTTGTTGTTTGCGGTCCACCAGGCCTCGAGGCCAGTGTTGCTGCACACTGCAAGAGCATACGCAACCCAGTTTTCCACTTCCATAGCTATAGCTTTGAATTTTAA